One segment of Panicum virgatum strain AP13 chromosome 1K, P.virgatum_v5, whole genome shotgun sequence DNA contains the following:
- the LOC120697746 gene encoding probable tocopherol cyclase, chloroplastic gives MNLAVAAPAAVPGAVPPPRAARLPRRGGGLPARAATGSAASGSTSSSSPPPAAAAAPVYAPTPQDRPLRTPHSGYHFDGTARPFFEGWYFKVAIPECRQSFCFMYSVENPLFRDGMSDLDKLVHGPRFTGVGAQILGADDKYICQFSEKSSNFWGSRHELMLGNTFIPNKDSTPPQGEVPPQEFSKRVLEGFQVTPIWHQGFIRDDGRSKYVPNVQTARWEYSTRPVYGWGDVKSKQLSTAGWLAAFPLFEPHWQICMAGGLSTGWIEWDGERFEFENAPSYSEKNWGGGFPRKWYWIQCNVFSGTSGEVSLTAAGGLRKIGVGDTYESPSLIGVHYEGKFFEFVPWTGTVSWDIAPWGTWKMSGQNKSHLVEIEGTTTEPGTTLRAPTMEAGLVPACKDTCYGDLKLQLWEKKDDGGKGKLILDATSNMAALEVGGGPWFDGWEGTTVVNEVVNNIVGTPIDVESLFPIPFLKPPGL, from the exons ATgaacctcgccgtcgccgctcccgccgccgtgccgggcgcggtgccgcctccccgcgccgcgcgcctacCCCGTCGCGGCGGGGGcctccccgcgcgcgcggccacgGGCTCGGCTGCCTCCGGCTcaacctcgtcgtcgtcgccgccgcccgcggcggcggcggcgcccgtctACGCGCCCACGCCGCAGGACCGGCCGCTCCGGACGCCGCACAGCGG ATACCACTTTGACGGCACCGCCAGACCTTTCTTCGAAGGATGGTACTTCAAAGTGGCCATACCCGAGTGCAGGCAGAGCTTCTGCTTCATGTACTCCGTTGAGAACCCGCTGTTCCGTGATGGGATGAGTGATCTCGACAAGTTGGTACACGGTCCACGCTTTACTGGCGTGGGAGCACAAATCCTTGGCGCGGATGATAAGTACATATGCCAATTCTCCGAGAAATCAAGTAACTTTTGGGGAA GTAGGCATGAACTAATGCTTGGAAACACATTCATTCCCAACAAAGACTCAACTCCCCCGCAAGGGGAGGTCCCCCCTCAG GAGTTCTCAAAGCGTGTTTTGGAAGGGTTCCAAGTCACCCCAATCTGGCATCAGGGTTTCATACGTGATGATGGAAG GTCAAAGTATGTGCCGAATGTCCAAACAGCTCGTTGGGAGTACAGCACACGTCCAGTTTATGGGTGGGGTGATGTCAAATCTAAGCAGTTATCAACAGCTGGTTGGCTTGCAGCTTTTCCTTTGTTTGAACCTCATTGGCAAATATGCATGGCTGGTGGCTTGTCCACAG GATGGATAGAATGGGATGGAGAAcggtttgaatttgaaaatgcTCCATCTTACTCAGAAAAGAACTGGGGTGGAGGTTTCCCAAGGAAGTGGTATTGG ATCCAGTGCAATGTCTTCTCAGGCACTTCTGGTGAAGTTTCTTTAACTGCTGCTGGTGGATTGAGGAAAATTGGAGTTGGTGATACTTATGAAAGTCCTTCGCTG ATTGGAGTACATTACGAGGGAAAGTTTTTTGAATTCGTACCTTGGACTGGAACAGTAAGCTGGGACATCGCACCATGGGGTACCTGGAAGATGTCTGGCCAGAACAAAAGTCATCTG GTTGAAATAGAAGGAACCACTACAGAACCAGGTACTACTTTGAGAGCTCCTACTATGGAGGCTGGACTTGTGCCAGCATGCAAAGACACCTGCTATGGAGATCTTAAGCTACAACTGTGGGAAAAGAAAGATGATGGTGGCAAGGGAAAG TTGATCCTCGATGCCACAAGCAACATGGCGGCGCTGGAAGTCGGTGGGGGCCCCTGGTTCGACGGGTGGGAAGGGACAACTGTTGTGAACGAGGTTGTAAATAACATTGTTGGCACCCCAATCGATGTGGAGAGTCTTTTCCCCATCCCATTTCTGAAGCCCCCAGGCCTGTAG
- the LOC120697760 gene encoding probable inactive nicotinamidase At3g16190 gives MPSHLALLSYLLVLLLSLDKFLLHYLKKRLFSGPRIPTGTPKSRRPMAAAAAKWSETAMLVIDMQKDYVDPGMRSPMLVAGGEAVVPAVAEAVAVARERGIFLVWVVREHDPSGRDVELFRRHHYSRGKGPTVKGLKGAELADGLVIKEGEYKLVKTRFSAFFATHLDSVLKTAGIKNLVIVGVQTPNCIRQTVFDAVALDYEKVTVLIDATAAARPEIHLSNIRDMKNIGVETPTLEEWRR, from the exons ATGCCATCACATCTGGCGCTGCTGTCGTACCTGCTGGTGCTGCTCCTCTCGCTCGACAAGTTCCTCctccactacctcaagaagcGCCTCTTCTCCGGCCCAAGGATCCCGACCGGCACCCCCAAATCGCGGcggcccatggcggcggccgcagccAAGTGGAGCGAGACGGCCATGCTCGTCATCGACATGCAG AAGGACTACGTGGACCCGGGGATGCGCAGCCCCAtgctggtggccggcggcgaggccgtcgTCCCCGCCGTCGCCGAGGCCGTGGCCGTCGCGAGGGAGCGCGGCATCTTCCTCGTCTGG GTCGTCAGAGAGCATGACCCTTCTGGAAGGGATGTTGAACTTTTCCGCAGGCACCACTATTCTCGGGGGAAGGGTCCAACCGTGAAAGGTTTGAAAGGTGCAGAGCTGGCTGATGGGCTTGTTATCAAGGAGGGGGAGTATAAGTTGGTGAAGACAAGGTTCAGTGCTTTCTTTGCGACACACCTTGATTCTGTCCTCAAAACTGCTGGAATAAAGAACTTGGTTATTGTTG GAGTTCAAACACCAAATTGCATCCGGCAGACTGTCTTTGATGCTGTAGCACTGGACTACGAGAAAGTAACAGTTCTTATTGATGCAACAGCTGCTGCAAGGCCAGAAATCCATTTGT CAAATATCAGGGACATGAAGAACATCGGAGTGGAGACACCGACCCTGGAAGAATGGCGCCGCTAG